One genomic window of Elusimicrobiota bacterium includes the following:
- the groL gene encoding chaperonin GroEL (60 kDa chaperone family; promotes refolding of misfolded polypeptides especially under stressful conditions; forms two stacked rings of heptamers to form a barrel-shaped 14mer; ends can be capped by GroES; misfolded proteins enter the barrel where they are refolded when GroES binds): MAKQLVYGDDAVKAIRAGVNKLADVVKVTLGPRGRYVVLEKKFGSPTITNDGVTIAKEIELEDPNENIGAQLVREIASKTNDVAGDGTTTACVLAQAFINQGFKNIVAGANPIHIKRGMDKAVKVVIEEIKKISKQVKTKEETVQIATISASDKEIGQLIADAMEKVGKDGVITIEEGKSADTTLEVVEGMQFDRGYSSPYFISDAERMEAVLDDPMIIITDKKLSAMNELLPVLEQIAQTGKNFLIISEDLEGEALATLVVNKLRGTLKCCAVKAPGFGDRRKEMLEDISILTGGQVISEERGMKFDKTTIDMLGKAKRIVVDKENTTIIGGQGDKKDIEKRIAQIRKQIEETKSDYDKEKLQERLAKLVGGVAVINVGGATETAMKTKKFKVDDAMHATRAGIEEGIVPGGGVALLRCAEALTKVKGDDADEQTGINIVKRALEEPIREIVSNAGVEGSIVIEKIRNQKDVNFGYNAETGEYTDLVKDGVVDPAKVTRTALENATSIAGYLLTTQVIISDIPEKKEKMGMPPGGMGGMGGGMGDY, translated from the coding sequence TACAAATGACGGCGTTACAATTGCGAAAGAAATCGAACTTGAAGACCCGAATGAAAATATCGGCGCGCAGCTGGTAAGGGAAATTGCATCCAAAACAAACGATGTGGCCGGAGACGGAACCACAACTGCATGCGTTTTAGCCCAGGCCTTTATCAACCAGGGTTTTAAAAACATAGTTGCAGGCGCAAACCCTATACACATAAAAAGGGGAATGGATAAAGCAGTTAAAGTAGTAATCGAAGAAATAAAAAAAATATCAAAACAGGTAAAAACTAAAGAAGAAACTGTACAAATCGCCACAATTTCAGCCAGCGATAAAGAAATAGGCCAGTTAATCGCAGACGCAATGGAAAAAGTCGGCAAAGACGGCGTTATTACGATTGAAGAAGGAAAATCAGCGGATACTACTCTTGAAGTAGTCGAAGGCATGCAGTTTGACCGCGGTTACAGCTCTCCCTATTTCATTTCTGACGCAGAAAGAATGGAAGCTGTCCTTGACGACCCCATGATAATCATCACAGACAAGAAGCTTTCCGCAATGAACGAACTTTTGCCGGTTTTAGAGCAGATTGCACAGACCGGAAAAAATTTCCTTATAATTTCCGAAGACCTTGAAGGCGAAGCGCTTGCTACCCTGGTGGTAAACAAACTCCGCGGAACGTTGAAATGCTGCGCTGTTAAAGCGCCGGGTTTCGGCGACAGAAGGAAAGAGATGCTTGAAGACATTTCAATTCTTACCGGAGGCCAGGTTATTTCGGAAGAAAGAGGCATGAAATTTGATAAAACGACAATCGATATGCTTGGAAAAGCAAAAAGAATTGTCGTAGACAAAGAAAATACAACGATTATCGGCGGCCAGGGCGACAAAAAAGACATTGAGAAACGCATAGCCCAGATAAGAAAGCAGATCGAAGAAACAAAATCCGATTATGATAAAGAAAAATTACAGGAAAGGCTTGCAAAACTTGTCGGCGGAGTGGCTGTAATCAACGTAGGTGGCGCAACCGAAACTGCAATGAAAACTAAAAAGTTTAAAGTAGATGATGCCATGCACGCAACCCGCGCCGGTATTGAAGAAGGCATAGTTCCAGGCGGCGGAGTGGCTTTATTAAGATGTGCTGAAGCCCTTACCAAAGTTAAAGGTGACGATGCAGATGAACAAACCGGCATCAACATCGTAAAAAGAGCGCTTGAAGAACCTATCAGAGAAATAGTTTCCAATGCAGGCGTTGAAGGTTCCATAGTTATTGAAAAAATCAGAAATCAAAAAGATGTTAACTTCGGCTACAATGCTGAAACCGGAGAATACACAGACCTGGTTAAAGATGGTGTAGTTGATCCGGCGAAAGTTACAAGAACAGCATTAGAAAATGCGACTTCTATTGCCGGTTACCTGCTCACAACACAGGTAATTATTTCTGACATTCCTGAGAAAAAAGAAAAAATGGGCATGCCTCCCGGCGGTATGGGTGGAATGGGCGGAGGTATGGGGGATTACTAA
- a CDS encoding DUF192 domain-containing protein yields MKKIIFLTYDCVFFILTFLLSFTGILNAQSAKILKNRPEINLTIDTYTVKTEIANTFKKKSIGLMNRKTLEENSGMLFVFPIAQHLNFWMHNTLLPLSIAFINSKGVITEIVDMKPLDESVIRSKHKVVYALEVNQGWFKKRNIKPGAKIKEL; encoded by the coding sequence ATGAAAAAAATAATATTTCTAACGTATGACTGCGTGTTTTTTATTTTAACATTCCTATTGAGTTTTACAGGTATTTTAAACGCTCAGAGCGCGAAAATACTCAAAAACCGGCCTGAAATTAACCTGACCATCGATACTTATACCGTCAAAACAGAAATCGCCAATACTTTCAAGAAAAAATCAATCGGTTTAATGAACAGAAAAACACTGGAAGAAAATTCAGGGATGCTGTTTGTATTTCCTATTGCGCAGCATTTGAACTTTTGGATGCACAACACACTCCTACCGCTTTCAATAGCATTTATAAACTCTAAAGGTGTTATAACCGAAATAGTTGATATGAAACCTCTAGATGAAAGCGTAATCCGTTCAAAACATAAAGTTGTATATGCCCTTGAGGTAAACCAGGGCTGGTTTAAAAAAAGAAACATAAAACCCGGAGCTAAAATCAAAGAATTGTAA